From the genome of Periplaneta americana isolate PAMFEO1 chromosome 15, P.americana_PAMFEO1_priV1, whole genome shotgun sequence, one region includes:
- the LOC138714654 gene encoding tigger transposable element-derived protein 2-like, whose amino-acid sequence MVRNYKPSPGFRNYRNYSESTLEEALQLIRENKMSLNRVSQIFKIPKGTLCNKMKNKHSKNPGGQTVFTTEEEKQLCDCVIQMGDWGYPLDFFDIRIITKMLLDRMGRRVAKFGPTNLPGLDWAKSFLSRHKNILSLRQSTNINPNRASLSREVVEQYFDNLKISLNGVPPENISNFDETNFGDDPGSKNVLIKRGSKYPERVMTHSKTGFSVMFCGTATGVLLPVYVVYKSENMWSTWCRGGPSKARYNHTKSGWFDGCTFEDWFLTVYLPHAKRLTGPKVIIGDNLSSHFSVQVIKAANENDVRFLCLPPNCTHLMQPLDVAFFRPLKGHWRKTLAQWREESGINGNLPKDVFPSLLKATLSANEASSPANLISGFRATGIHPLNMYEVIRKLPECQFQNGEDNEFSMKLNDSVLAMLQVRRRKTATTTRRRKVAIQPGKSICIEDFTEQTEPSTSQDKQVVAKKKTSHPPKQLPVAHPSEGKRNKKRMTLPDSSDESVDEELLHQLSASEDSEEGDDYREGILKEYETEQATEDIDIDDHTSVLQGKYVLVKFCGKKTVKHYVGLLESEDEITFLRKWHSKVELSEVFFVWPTVPDKSLIEKGDICKVLPDPKVDRRGRLSFGVMFDSYNIQ is encoded by the coding sequence ATGGTGAGGAACTACAAACCAAGTCCTGGTTTTCGGAACTACAGGAACTACTCAGAAAGTACTCTTGAGGAAGCCCTGCAATTAATtcgagaaaacaaaatgtcaCTGAACAGGGTGTCCCAAATATTCAAAATACCGAAAGGAACTCtgtgcaataaaatgaaaaataaacattcaaaAAATCCTGGTGGACAAACTGTTTTtacaacagaagaagaaaaacagtTGTGTGATTGTGTGATTCAAATGGGGGATTGGGGATACCCATTAGATTTCTTTGATATCAGGATAATAACTAAAATGTTGTTGGACAGAATGGGACGGAGAGTTGCAAAGTTTGGGCCTACAAACCTTCCTGGTTTAGATTGGGCGAAGTCCTTTCTAAGTAGgcacaaaaatatattatcattgcGACAAAGCACCAACATCAATCCAAACAGAGCATCTCTTAGTAGGGAGGTTGTTGAACAGTATTTTGACAACTTGAAAATATCACTGAACGGTGTACCACCTGAAAATATCTCCAACTTTGACGAGACAAACTTCGGCGATGACCCTGGGAGCAAGAATGTTCTCATCAAACGTGGCAGTAAATATCCTGAGAGAGTAATGACACATTCCAAAACTGGATTTTCAGTCATGTTTTGTGGAACAGCTACAGGTGTTCTCCTCccagtatacgttgtatacaaaTCTGAGAATATGTGGAGTACGTGGTGCCGAGGAGGTCCTTCAAAAGCCCGTTACAACCACACAAAAAGTGGGTGGTTTGATGGGTGTACATTTGAAGATTGGTTCCTCACTGTCTACTTGCCTCATGCTAAACGGCTAACTGGTCCAAAGGTGATTATTGGAGATAACCTGTCTAGTCATTTTTCAGTTCAGGTCATCAAAGCTGCCAATgaaaatgatgttaggtttctctGCCTACCACCCAATTGCACCCACTTGATGCAGCCACTTGATGTGGCATTCTTCAGACCTTTGAAGGGTCATTGGAGAAAAACTTTGGCGCAATGGAGAGAGGAATCAGGGATAAATGGTAATTTACCGAAAGATGTTTTCCCTTCACTACTGAAAGCTACACTGAGTGCAAATGAAGCCAGTTCTCCTGCAAATTTAATATCTGGATTCAGAGCTACTGGCATCCATCCCCTGAACATGTATGAAGTAATAAGAAAACTTCCTGAATGCCAGTTTCAAAATGGAGAAGACAATGAATTTTCTATGAAGTTGAACGATTCTGTCTTGGCAATGTTACAAGTTCGAAGAAGAAAGACTGCTACAACCACCAGAAGGAGAAAAGTAGCAATCCAGCCTGGTAAAAGTATATGCATAGAGGATTTTACTGAGCAGACAGAGCCTTCGACAAGTCAAGACAAACAAGTCGTTGCCAAGAAGAAGACAAGTCATCCGCCTAAACAGTTGCCTGTGGCTCATCCTtcggaaggaaaaagaaacaaaaaaagaatgACATTACCAGATTCAAGTGATGAGTCAGTGGATGAAGAATTGCTTCACCAACTAAGTGCAAGTGAAGATAGCGAAGAAGGAGACGATTATCGAGAAGGCATTCTGAAGGAGTATGAAACAGAACAAGCTACTGAGGACATAGATATTGATGACCATACCAGTGTGCTTCAAGGAAAATATGTTCTAGTGAAGTTTTGTGGGAAGAAAACTGTAAAACATTATGTTGGACTTCTTGAGAGTGAGGATGAAATTACATTTCTGAGGAAATGGCATTCGAAGGTGGAGTTAAGTGAAGTGTTTTTTGTATGGCCTACTGTACCTGATAAATCCTTAATTGAAAAAGGTGATATTTGCAAGGTTTTACCTGATCCCAAAGTAGACAGAAGGGGAAGACTTTCTTTTGGTGTCATGTTTGACAGTTATAATATCCAATGA